CTGACCAGAATGTCGTCAAAGCACTCGCGGACTTACGCAACTTTCGCTAATGCCAAGAACAAATGCGCAGCTCAACGCCGAACCCTAATTGCGCCTGAGCGGATGCCCAGGGGGCGATAGCGCAGCGTCTCGGCCCGCCTGTTCATCGATCGCCAAACATGCCCACCCAGTAGATTCCCGCATCGCTCTGCGGGTCCACCGCATAGGCGGCGCCCAGCTCGCTGAACTGCGGGTTCATCAAATTGGCGCAATGCCCCGGGCTGGCCAACCAGCCTTCGACGACGCCGCGTGGCCGGTCCAGCGCGGCGGCAATGTTCTGACCGACCGGTGTACCGGTATAGCCTGCAAGTTCGGCCCTGTCGCCCGGCGTGCGGCCATCGCGATCGAGGGGGCTGAAGAAATTGCCGTTGGCCATGGCGCGGCTATGGGCTTCGGCGACGGTGGCGAGCGTCGCGTTCCACCTCAGCGGCGGTGCCGCGGCAAACGACTTGCCAGCGCACTGGCGTGCCTGTCCGCGCACGCGATTGACCTCATCGAGCAGCTTCTGCCCTTCCGTCTGCCAGTCCCTCAGATGCCCACCGAGCAGCGACCGCGCCACGACGATGCGCCAGTCGCGACCCTCACGGCTGACAGCCACATCGGCATACTGCGGATCGAGCAGCACACGGCAGAAGCTTTCCCGCAACGCCTGCATGGCTGCTTGCGCGTCACGCGGGCCGGACAGGCTGATGGCTTGCACATTGGCCATCGGATAACCGGCGCGCGCCAATGAATCCTGCAGATCCCCGGCACCGGTCACCGGCAATCGCAGACGTGAATCGGGCGAGAGCGGTGTCAGCTCCTCGCTCGCACGGTCGCCGCAGCGCTGCACCTCGCTGCGATAGGCATTGATCGAATCGATCAGCTGCGCCTCCCCGCCCACATCGGCAGCGGCAGCAAGGCGGCCGCCAACGAGCAGTGCGATCAGACACAAAGAAGACGAAAGCAGGCGCACAGCATCTCTCCAGCAACAGGTGGGCAGATGCTGAAGATGCACCTGCCATACCCCGTAAGTCGAGTCCGTGCGGCAAAACGCTACCTATCGCGGCCTACTTGCCGCCTGGCGATGACTCCAACTTATAATAGTTCTTATTTGCACCGGAGCCTTCCATTGGCAACTTGCGCA
This DNA window, taken from Stutzerimonas stutzeri, encodes the following:
- a CDS encoding CAP domain-containing protein yields the protein MRLLSSSLCLIALLVGGRLAAAADVGGEAQLIDSINAYRSEVQRCGDRASEELTPLSPDSRLRLPVTGAGDLQDSLARAGYPMANVQAISLSGPRDAQAAMQALRESFCRVLLDPQYADVAVSREGRDWRIVVARSLLGGHLRDWQTEGQKLLDEVNRVRGQARQCAGKSFAAAPPLRWNATLATVAEAHSRAMANGNFFSPLDRDGRTPGDRAELAGYTGTPVGQNIAAALDRPRGVVEGWLASPGHCANLMNPQFSELGAAYAVDPQSDAGIYWVGMFGDR